A part of Anolis sagrei isolate rAnoSag1 chromosome 3, rAnoSag1.mat, whole genome shotgun sequence genomic DNA contains:
- the NYX gene encoding nyctalopin produces MFVIILSVLLCIRPVHSVWACVRSCPTSCVCTQERSCSILCDRAGLTQIPREFPCEAYSINLDKNSIKFLAERAFGTLPSLKLLSLSHNNISFITPGAFKGLASLTELKMAHNEYIRYLHTRTFTSLKKLVRLDLADCNLFNIPDRIFIEVPALRELFCFQNNFRRIPGAIRGMENLTHVYLEKNKIEAVAYNSLLGLSRLKYLNLQDNKINVIHDRAFQDCKKVEYLYLNDNVFSDLPENSFDGLLRLKMLNLGGNLLRNVSSTWFRDQFELEVLYLDRNRISYIEEGAFENLTSLVSLHLNSNNLTTLPFSVFQPVYFIGRLYLFRNPWECDCRIEWLKEWMENYRLVRDIPCAAPSSVAGLDLTDVVFERTAEGFCLDPEELNLTTYSPFPTGEPQSTTENKFNSLISKFLLQKGLSEEVINTTESFINTTLLDGLTNDASVGLREYNIELMCSFNIWLFVVVHAIKSK; encoded by the exons ATGTTTGTCATCATTTTAAGTG TCTTGCTTTGCATTCGCCCTGTCCACTCTGTCTGGGCCTGTGTCCGCTCCTGTCCCACCAGCTGCGTCTGCACTCAAGAGAGGAGTTGCTCCATTCTTTGTGACCGTGCTGGCCTCACGCAGATCCCCCGCGAGTTCCCCTGTGAGGCCTACTCTATTAACCTGGATAAAAATAGCATCAAATTCCTCGCCGAGAGGGCGTTTGGTACCCTCCCATCCCTCAAACTGCTCTCATTAAGCCACAACAACATCTCCTTTATCACTCCTGGAGCTTTCAAAGGGCTAGCTAGCTTGACGGAGCTAAAAATGGCCCATAATGAATACATTCGGTATCTGCATACCAGGACTTTCACGTCTCTCAAGAAACTTGTGAGGCTGGATTTAGCAGACTGCAACCTTTTTAACATCCCAGACAGGATTTTTATAGAAGTGCCAGCCCTTCGGGAACTCTTTTGCTTCCAGAACAACTTCCGAAGGATTCCAGGAGCTATAAGAGGGATGGAGAATTTGACCCATGTATACCTGGAGAAAAACAAGATAGAAGCCGTGGCATATAATTCTCTCCTGGGCCTGTCCCGACTAAAATATCTCAATCTACAAGACAACAAAATCAATGTAATTCATGACAGAGCTTTTCAGGATTGTAAGAAAGTGGAGTACCTTTATTTAAATGACAACGTCTTCAGTGACCTCCCTGAGAATTCCTTTGATGGTCTACTACGTCTCAAGATGTTGAACCTTGGTGGTAACCTTCTGAGGAACGTCTCCAGTACCTGGTTCCGGGACCAGTTTGAACTGGAGGTTTTGTATTTGGACAGAAATCGGATCAGCTATATTGAAGAAGGTGCTTTTGAAAACCTAACAAGCTTGGTGTCTTTGCACTTGAACAGCAACAACTTAACCACCTTGCCTTTCTCAGTCTTCCAACCTGTCTACTTTATAGGAAGACTTTATCTTTTCCGTAACCCCTGGGAGTGTGACTGCCGGATTGAATGGCTAAAAGAGTGGATGGAAAATTACAGGCTTGTGAGAGACATTCCTTGTGCCGCCCCTTCCTCTGTAGCTGGGCTTGACTTAACTGATGTTGTCTTTGAGAGAACAGCTGAAGGCTTCTGTCTTGATCCAGAGGAGTTAAATCTCACAACTTACAGCCCTTTTCCAACTGGAGAACCACAATCTACCACAGAGAACAAGTTCAACAGCCTTATCTCTAAATTTCTACTCCAGAAGGGCCTTTCGGAAGAGGTGATAAACACCACAGAAAGTTTTATCAATACTACCTTACTTGATGGATTGACTAATGACGCATCTGTTGGGCTAAGGGAATATAATATTGAGCTAATGTGTTCTTTTAACATTTGGCTATTCGTAGTAGTTCATGCAATCAAGAGTAAATAG